Proteins from a genomic interval of Bdellovibrio sp. GT3:
- the mazG gene encoding nucleoside triphosphate pyrophosphohydrolase, whose product MAKTPADLRNIESLVEIVASLRGPDGCPWDKDQTHESLTQYAVEETFELVEAIETKGLERDQKMKDELGDVLFQVLLHSQLASERGAFTLNDVIENVAEKLVRRHPHVFGDVKVSNSADVVKNWEEIKKQEKGSGPAYSLNVPALPALQRAYKIGKRTEKFKFDWENVEGVMMKVEEEFDELREALDNDVESEIEHELGDVLFSLAQLGRHLKMEPEQVLRKGNARFEERFNKMVELATAEGVDWGLLTTEQKESYWLKAKALLKK is encoded by the coding sequence ATGGCAAAAACTCCAGCTGATTTACGTAATATTGAGTCCTTGGTCGAGATCGTCGCAAGCCTGCGTGGCCCTGATGGATGTCCATGGGACAAAGACCAGACTCATGAATCGCTCACACAATACGCAGTGGAGGAAACCTTTGAATTGGTGGAAGCCATTGAAACCAAAGGTCTGGAGCGCGACCAGAAGATGAAAGACGAGCTGGGTGACGTGCTTTTTCAAGTGCTTTTACATTCACAGCTCGCCTCAGAACGTGGAGCATTTACTCTGAATGATGTGATTGAAAATGTGGCAGAAAAATTGGTGCGCCGCCACCCTCACGTGTTTGGCGACGTGAAGGTTTCAAATTCCGCTGACGTGGTAAAAAACTGGGAAGAAATCAAAAAGCAGGAAAAGGGATCAGGCCCCGCCTATTCCTTGAATGTCCCCGCACTTCCCGCCTTGCAGCGCGCTTACAAAATAGGCAAACGCACCGAAAAGTTTAAATTCGACTGGGAGAACGTTGAAGGCGTGATGATGAAGGTCGAAGAGGAATTCGACGAACTGCGCGAGGCTCTGGATAACGACGTGGAATCGGAAATCGAACACGAACTGGGAGACGTTTTGTTTTCCCTGGCTCAGTTGGGCCGTCATTTGAAAATGGAACCGGAACAAGTTTTGCGCAAAGGCAATGCCCGCTTCGAGGAACGCTTCAACAAGATGGTGGAATTAGCCACTGCCGAAGGTGTCGACTGGGGTTTACTGACGACCGAGCAAAAAGAAAGCTATTGGTTGAAAGCGAAAGCACTGCTGAAGAAATAA
- a CDS encoding PilZ domain-containing protein has protein sequence MGGEQSTAANLEQWYILRGDMKYGPYEYRSMISMIQNAELQDYNYAWAPHLENWTLVGELPEFSKDRLARLIQTKDHLSGAFIERKFPRKDLKTPIYAHNDQSFFDGNTLSVSENGALVLLNDPLLYLGQKIMMHFRVSENNPVAFNVLCEIVRKNYSKQRLNVKSGLHYAVRFLQVPETGSTQLTKWSRGGGSKEETNGILKVHE, from the coding sequence ATGGGTGGGGAACAATCTACAGCAGCGAATCTTGAGCAATGGTATATCCTTCGTGGGGACATGAAATACGGTCCCTACGAATATCGCTCGATGATCTCGATGATCCAAAATGCAGAGCTTCAGGATTATAACTATGCCTGGGCTCCGCACCTTGAAAACTGGACACTCGTTGGCGAGCTTCCAGAGTTTTCGAAAGACCGTCTGGCTCGTTTGATCCAAACCAAGGATCATTTGTCAGGGGCTTTCATTGAAAGAAAATTTCCGCGTAAAGATTTGAAAACTCCAATTTACGCTCACAACGATCAATCGTTCTTTGATGGGAACACATTGAGCGTCAGTGAGAACGGAGCACTGGTCCTTTTGAATGACCCGCTCCTGTACCTTGGTCAAAAAATCATGATGCATTTCAGGGTTTCTGAAAACAATCCTGTAGCATTTAATGTTCTTTGCGAAATTGTCCGAAAGAACTATTCGAAACAACGTTTAAACGTAAAATCCGGTCTGCACTATGCTGTTCGTTTCCTCCAGGTGCCAGAGACTGGTTCGACACAATTAACTAAATGGTCTCGCGGTGGCGGTTCCAAGGAGGAAACAAATGGCATTCTTAAAGTTCATGAATGA
- a CDS encoding MotA/TolQ/ExbB proton channel family protein, with protein sequence MAFLKFMNESGVVGWLILLTGIGALVLIAERAKMLYKEYGMNVDEFMGKVQTLVLAKKHDEALLLCAQLEKKPLAAAFKTILEKADRDDDTIFQAHDIALSENVPLYTKRLHYLSMLANVATLMGLLGTIHGLILSFQAVAAADPALKQQLLAQGISVSMYTTALGLAVAIPAMVFFSILTSRQNELMEDMMEKCGKLTELLTSAHIPNLSRQNVFPDQVAAPAVTPPSAPGKAS encoded by the coding sequence ATGGCATTCTTAAAGTTCATGAATGAGTCTGGCGTCGTAGGCTGGCTGATTCTTCTAACCGGTATCGGTGCTCTGGTATTGATCGCTGAGCGCGCGAAAATGCTCTACAAAGAGTACGGTATGAATGTCGATGAGTTTATGGGCAAGGTCCAAACTCTGGTATTGGCTAAAAAACATGACGAAGCACTTCTGCTTTGCGCACAACTTGAGAAAAAACCTCTGGCTGCTGCTTTCAAAACGATCCTTGAAAAAGCTGATCGTGATGACGACACTATTTTCCAGGCTCACGACATCGCTTTGTCTGAAAACGTTCCTTTGTATACAAAACGCCTGCACTACCTTTCCATGCTTGCCAACGTTGCAACATTGATGGGTCTTTTGGGTACAATCCACGGTCTGATCCTGTCGTTCCAAGCGGTTGCGGCAGCTGACCCGGCGTTGAAACAACAACTTCTTGCTCAAGGTATCTCCGTATCCATGTATACGACGGCTTTGGGTCTGGCAGTTGCGATTCCAGCGATGGTATTCTTCTCTATCCTGACTTCCCGTCAAAACGAATTGATGGAAGATATGATGGAAAAATGCGGTAAGTTGACAGAGTTGTTGACGAGCGCACACATTCCAAATCTTTCCCGTCAAAACGTTTTCCCAGACCAGGTTGCTGCTCCAGCAGTGACTCCACCGTCTGCTCCCGGCAAGGCTTCTTAA
- a CDS encoding ExbD/TolR family protein, with protein sequence MRRARKIKINHNTEFDLDLAPLLAVMVKLVPVLLLSSAFVQMMVIETELPQVVSEAIQRNDEKDKPTIVELEVDSKVGFTIIVNKAGKESTVSVPLKDGNLDLPALHQKLVEVKQANPEVFKIELSPDSKVAYNVIVKVMDEARQSRDSKITFPVFDTKQGKNVDTKYMFPEVVFANMMEG encoded by the coding sequence ATGAGACGCGCAAGAAAAATCAAAATCAATCATAATACAGAGTTCGATCTGGACTTGGCGCCACTGCTTGCCGTGATGGTAAAACTGGTACCGGTTCTGTTGCTCTCATCTGCATTCGTGCAGATGATGGTGATCGAAACTGAATTGCCGCAAGTCGTTTCCGAGGCGATTCAACGTAATGATGAAAAAGACAAACCAACAATCGTCGAATTGGAAGTTGACTCCAAAGTCGGTTTCACAATCATTGTGAATAAGGCTGGCAAAGAAAGCACTGTTTCAGTTCCGTTGAAAGACGGCAACCTGGACCTGCCTGCTTTGCACCAAAAACTGGTTGAAGTTAAACAAGCCAATCCTGAAGTTTTCAAAATCGAATTGAGTCCGGACTCCAAGGTTGCTTACAACGTCATCGTCAAGGTGATGGATGAAGCCCGTCAGTCCAGAGATTCAAAGATCACATTCCCCGTGTTTGATACCAAACAGGGCAAAAATGTGGACACCAAATACATGTTCCCAGAGGTTGTCTTTGCGAACATGATGGAGGGCTAG